AATATACCCGGGCGGAATACCGCACCAAGAACGGATACGCGATTCGCATAACGCTCCAATATCGGCTCGACAATATATTGATCTCCCCCTTTAGGGGTATAATTTGCGAATTGATCAGCGTAGACATCTTGCACACTTCGTTCCCGTCCTGTTGTTTGCAGGATCTTGATCTTCGCAGTATAGGCATTTTCTGTAAAATCGCCCGCATAACGCAAGATATCGGACAATGATTCTCCAGCTACAGTCTCGAAAATAGCTGGTCGTTTTACTTCACCCTCAAACTGCACACGCGCTCCATATACAGGAATATGGATAATATCCTGATCCTGTAAACGTATATTACCTTGTTGTATACCATTAGCCAAAAAGTCATAGACATCAATTGTGCTGACGACACGATTACCACGGATCACTTGGATCTGACGGTAAGTACCATTTTTATTGGGGCCTCCAGAAGCATAGAGCGCATTGAAGACTGTGGCTAAAGACGGCAAACTATAGGTACCCGGTTTGGTAACCGCTCCGGTCAGGGTAACACGAATGGTACGGATATTACCAATTGTTACACTTACGTTAGTCCTTCCTGAACGGATTGCAGGGTAGGTTCCACTTAAACGTTGTTCAATCTTACTCTTCGCCGCAGCGATCGATAAGCCCGCAACATTAATTTGACCCACATATTCCACCTTGATCATTCCATCTGGGCTGACAGGCAAATTATAAGAGGCTTCATTGTCGCCCGTAATATCCAATAAGATCTCATCATCAGGACCAATGATATAAGAACTTGGTGTCGCCATCCGAAGATTGGGCTCAAAAGTAATGCTATTATTTTTAAACAGATCCGCGCCAAAAATCTTCAATTTTCCATCATCATGATGAACGGAATCTTGATTATTGGCCCGTTTATTTTGTAGGGAATCAGTCGTATTTGTTCCTCCGACCTGACGGCCAGTTGCTCGCCCTGTGGTAGTAGTCGTATTCGTTCGCTGCGATTGATCGGGTTGTTGCTTTTTACGTTTAATTTTCGCCAAACGATCTTTTAGTTTTTGTACTTCAACAGTAGATACCCCTTGCGCACGGGCAAAACCATCCAATTGGCTTTCATCATAGCCCATTAAAGCAGCTTGTTTTATGTATTGCTCTATCTGTGCATCTGTCAGATTATCTACTTTGATATTGGCAGGATTGGTCTGTGCGTATACTGAGCCCACAAATCCGATCATGCAAAACCATAATACTATTTTTTTCATTCGATATATTGGCGTTTGCCGCAAAATTAGTAAAACTATTTAATTAAATCGTTTAAAATATTTACACCAGAGGTTCTAAACAGACAAGAAAGAGTTCTCTACCTCCTCACTTAAATCTTTCGCTATTCAGGCATCTAACGTAAAAAGTCTTTCTTTTGCTACGACTTGCCCCAAAGAAATCAGGAACTTCAATTTAAATAGCAGCCAGGCACATGGGCAGCTTTAGCCTCAATTAATGCTGTTGATTCTATCCATGGAATCCTGAAAGTTTTATTAACTTAGCGAAGTTAAGCATTAAATTAGAATGAAAAGTTCAACTCTTGGTTTTTGGTTGCCGATAGGTATGATTGTAGGTCTTTTGTGGGCCTGTGATGGAAATAATAAATCAAAAAAAGAAAGTAACGAAACAATACCGCAAAAAGCGAGTACGATGAGTGCCGCAGATAGTAGCTTGTTACATTTCTGGGATAAGTTCGACATGAAGGACACGGTACAAGTGAAAAATCCGGACATTGGCGAACAGAAAATTGCTGATTTTATTGGGTTATTATCGAAAACCCCGGATTCAGCCCTGCGCGATAAGGCCGTGGATCTGATGTTAGACAAAGCCAAATCCAATAGGACCAGTTTCGACTACTTCATCAAACTATACGAACGTTATCTTTATGATGGTAATTCGCCGATGCGAAATGATATTATCTACGAGTCTGTACTTCGCTATATGATCAAAACCGATCTATTATCGAATCTAGAGAAAGAGGCCTATAGACCCATCTACAAGTTGGTGTTACGCAATAAGGTAGGTCAACCCGCTGAGGATTTTAGCTATGAGCTGGCCAATGGAACAAAACAGAAACTATCACAAACTAAGGGAAAATTCACCTTTTTGATCTTTTATGATCCCGATTGTACCCATTGCAAAGAAACAATTCACCAACTCCGCGATACACCGCAATTGGTTGAGTTATTCTCGCAACTACAGGTACAAGTTGTTGCAGTTGATCCCTGGGGCGATCGTACCAAATGGAAAAATTATATGCCAGAAATGTCTGAAAAATGGATCAATGGTTTTGATAGTGATAGCAAAATTTTATCATTCAATCTTTACGACCTCAAGGCTTCTCCAACAATATATCTCTTGGATGAAAACAAGAAAGTCCTATTGAAAGACACGTATCTACAACCGGTGATCCAATATTTTGTTCAAACCAATCAATAATATATGGCTGAACATTCGGAAGACAATAAGACACGTGTCATCTCCAATGCGCTCTATTTTGCCGAAGTACAGCGTATGCTCGACGAGGGCAAGGAAGTTCGTATCCGTATCAAAGGTGGAAGCATGCGTCCATTTATTCATGACGGAGACAGCGTTTTACTACAGACTTATCGTGGTGAGTCTTTGCAACTAGGCAGTAATGTATTGGCCAAGTATGAGGGGAAGTTTGTTTTTCACCGTTATGTAGGAAAAAAGAATGGGCAGATCGTACTGGCAGGCGATGGCAATCTTGTGCTGCGGGAGTATATAAATAGCACGGATATTATTGCGATCGCTTCTATTCATTTCCCACAAAACTCAGCATTGGAAATAAGTTTAAATCATAGTTGGGCAAGATTACGCGGCTTGGGATGGTATCATATTCGTCTGCTACGCCGGGTTATTGCAAAACTGAGACGCTTAATAACGCGATAAAGTAGGCCCTGCTGGTGAAACTGAAATCTATAACCACAAATAAAAAGGTTGAAAAAATAATTATTAACTTTGATTTTATTTATTCTATTTCGTCCTAATATGTGAACTACCCAAATACGATAAACAAATAAGGAAAATTTGGGTATTCTATAGGATATTAAAACCGCCGAAGGCAGCATGAGTACCTTAAAAAAGGAAAATTAGCTCATGAATAAACAGATAATTTATATATGAAATTAAGATCGGATTTAGTATTGAGAACAATTGGTTCAGATCATTTAATTGTTGACCCTAGTCAGGATATGGTTGATTTATCAACCGTATACACCCTAAACAGCACCGCAGCATGGCTTTGGGAGCAATTAAAAGGAAAAGAGTTTGACACAGCTACAATCGTTGAACTACTCTGTGACAACTATGAAGTGGACGAGGAACAAGCGCAATCCGATGCTAAAGTTTTACTTGCGGATTTTGAAAAACAAGGACTATTGGAAAAATAACCTTTCCATTGATAATCTGAATGAATAACAACAGCCTGAAACAACATGCGCGCTGGGCATGGTCAATCAGCGATGGCTACCGCGGTAGATTGCTTCTATACTTTGTATTGGAACTGATCTGTATCGGTCTCTCCCTGATCTTTGTATACCTGTCCAAAAAAGCAGTTGATGTAGCGACTTCCCCAGGAGAATTACCCCTTAAATGGCTGTTGATAGGCATTATTGGAAGTATCACGCTGAATGTAGCAATAAAAGGCTATTCAGGCCGTCTGTTGGAGCGCATCAAGTTGATGCTGACACTCCAGTTGCAGCGTCATATGCTCGACGCACAGATGTTATCGGTATGGCGGTTGATCAAAAATTGGCATACGGGAGATATCCAGATCCGGATTCAGACAGACTGTGAAGAAGTTGCCAATACGATCGCCAGTACCGTACTTTCTTTTGTATTGACGATTATCCAATTATTGGCTTCTGTGGGTTTCTTGTGGTATATGGATCCGATGCTCGCATTGATGATTCTGGCCATCTCGCCCCTCTTTGTCTTTTCAAAGATTTACTTCCGTAAAATGCGCAAACTCAGCAAGGAGGTCAAAGAGGAGGAAAGTAATTTTTCAAAGGTCCTCCAAGAGAATCTGCGTTTCCGCCTGCTGATCCGTGCCATGGGCATTTTCCCCAAAAGGCGTGCGAAGCTGACCGAAACGCAACAGCAGCTCTTTATGCTGAAAATGCGTCAGATCAATTTTTCAACATATACCCAGGGAGCGATGAAAGTCGCCATGAATGCAGGTTATTTGGTCGCATTTATCTGGGGGATCTATCGGCTACAATCCGGGCAGATTACTTTCGGAACAATGACGGCTTTTTTGCAATTGGTGGCGCGCATTCAGAGCCCAATTCTTGCCTTGATCGGCTATATCCCTGGCTTCGTCCGCTTTCGTGTATCTGCAGATCGGCTGCTGGAATTACAAGAAGGTGAGATTGAACCTCAAGTAAAACAAGAACGCCTGAACAAAACAGAAGAACTGCGCATCACTGACCTATCCTTTCGTTACGAAGACAAATGGGTCTTACAGCAGTTAAATCTTTCCCTCAAAGTGGGGGAACCAACAGCAATTATTGGTCCGAGTGGAAAAGGAAAGACCACCTTGATCCGCCTATTGCTATCGCTACTTAAAGCCGAAAAAGGCGATATCATATTGGTAGATACCGATGGCGAACGATCATTGGAGGCAAAACATCGCATCAATTTTGCCTATATCCCACAGGGCAATTCACTCTTTAGTGGAACAATACGGGAAAACCTTATGCTCCATGTGAAAGAAGATGGACCACTGGATATCGATAAAGCGCTTTGGCTAGCCTGTGCAGAATTTGTATTTGACTTTCCTGACGGAGTAGACACCCTAGTGGGGGAATCCGGCATGGGTTTATCAGAGGGCCAAGCACAACGTATCGCTATTGCCCGTGCACTAATGCATAATGGTGATATCTGGCTATTTGACGAGGTAACCTCGGCCCTGGACAGAACGACTTCAGATATGTTAACACAACGTCTGCTCGAATATGGAAAACATAAAATATGTCTATTTGTAACACACGACTTACATCTGGCAGATAAATGCCAACATCGCGTCTACCTCGATTAAAGGTGTATCTGTGATTACCAGATAGCTCTGAAAACAATCAGGATAGGCAATATAAATATTAAAAGATGAACTGAGCCTTCAAGCTCAAGAAGTAATTATTCACATAGGAACCGAATTATGAATATAACGAATTCACCTGAGTTATCTCAAACCCGCTACCGCATTGCAGACTTAATTTTGGAGTTTAACCATCCGACACATATTGCTTTGAACCATATCCTCGGCTCCTTTCTGGACTTTCAGATTGATATTGTTGACGAAAAAGCTAACATTGTCATCAATATAAGTTTAGAAAAGGCCCCTGTGACAAATGATATGGGAATCTTGCGGACTAATGAGTCCATCGCTTGGGGAGATCGCTTTCGTTTTTATGAAAAGGGGAACACCTTTATTACAACCATCGTAAATGACAAAGGCAATGAGACATGGTATCAATATAGTAACCGCAACTTTGAGCAATCGACAATATATGTCCCAGAGAGCTCTTCAGATGAACAAGGTGCTGTAATTACCTGGATGTCCATGATGATATTTGGCCAGGCCAGCCTCCTACACGAGACGATTATGATCCATGCCTCTGTGGTCAATCATCAGGGTAGCGGGATCGCCTTTTTAGGGAAGAGTGGAACCGGAAAAAGCACGCACAGCCGGCTATGGTTGACACATATTCCCCACACGGTATTGCTCAATGATGATAATCCGGCTGTCCGAATAACAGCAGAGGGCATTTTTATCTATGGAACGCCGTGGAGCGGCAAGACCCCTTGTTATAAAAATGAACGATTACCGCTAAAAGCGTTCGTTCGGTTACAACAGGCTCCGACCAATACCTTTAACTGGCAACCAGGACTCAAGGGCTTTATTGCTGTGTTACCGAGTTGCACCGCAATCCGATGGAATAAAGATCTCTTTGCAGGTATGAATACAATCTTGGAAAAAATTATTAGCGAAGTACCCGTGGGCCATCTACAATGTCTGCCCGACGCGGCTGCTGCCCAGCTGTGTTATTCATTAGTATTTAGTAATGAGTAATTAGTATTAAGATTTTATTAAAGTAAGAGGTCCCCGGATAACATAATTATCCAGGGACCTTTCTATCTTTTTGAGCTATTATCATACCGTACTCGTGCGCTATTAGCACACTGTAGCAGCACGAACTTATTTGCTCCTTGTCTTGATCATGCCACGCTCTGGCCTTGCATGCATTTTGCCCTGATCCACTGTTTGGATCGTACGTGCAGAAATACTGCGCATAGCCGCCCGTGATTTACTTGTGGGAGCTGCATCAGCTAAAGCTGTTGCCAACATTTTCTCCTTAGGATCTCCGACGTCAGCTGAAACATCGTCACCGATACCACTCTTATCAGGAACTAGACCGTCCCAATAATCACGCAGACCGGATTCAGTTCCCTTGTTATATTTCTCGCCGAGATTTCCCCGTGAATTCTTCAGAATAAATGAAGCCGGCCAATAAGATACTTTGTCCCGGACTTTCTGCTCGAAAAAACCAACTGGCTTACCATAGGTTCTTGATTCAGTTGCAATGATCTGCACTGGAAGGTGTGGTGTAAGCACATTAACCAACATCTCCGCAGCTGAAGCCGTCTCCTCACTCACCAAGAAATACACTTTAGTCAGGTTTAACGTACTTAGTCCCTCGAAGTAGGTATCATGCATGTTCAGTTGATCCCTTAAACTCTTGGCGGCATCTGACTGCATATACTTATTCATTTCATAAGTAAGCATCAGCTTACCTTTGGTCTTGGCACCACCGATCTTATCGGCAATATAGATTGCAGCGTCGACATAACCACCACCATTGTACCGCAGGTCAACAATCAGGCTTTTGATCTGTTTGGTCTCATATGCTGTAAAGGCTGCATTGATATTTTTCTGATTCTGATTGTTATTTTCAATCTCTTCAAATGATGATAAAGCCAAATAACCGACATTATTGCCACTATTGAGATATATGGTATCCTTGTAGATCGGATTGATCACATACGAATTGTTATAGCTCATTGGTTTTTCGAACACCTTATTATCCGCACGTTTCACCTGCAAGGTAAGATTTGCGGCATCCAATGCCGAATTGATTTTATTCCGCAATCGACTATAGGCAGCAGGGTCTTTTACTTCGCAGGTTCTACCCCCATCCGGACAGCTGACTTCGATCGAATAATTTTCCTGATCATTATTGACAGATGTAATGATATCTGCGCGTTTAAACCCCGCCAATTGTGCTGGAGAGCCCCCTTCAACAAAGGAAATATAAGGTCGTGCGGTAGCTGCATCCAAAGAAAACCATTGTACTGAGATGCCATAACCTTCGTTGTTATCCATCTTTGTACTGGCCTGCTCGGCGATATTGTAACCGTTGATACCTTCCATAAAGGAAAAGCGGTCAAAAACCCCGGCGTAACCAGCCGCCACATGGGCAGGTGTCAGCCTTTTGAGTGCATCAAGCACATTGCTCGCCGAACCATATTGATCGGTATACTGAGCCGGATTTTTTAAATAATCTGGAATAGATCCATCCGCCCATACGGAATAGAGCTTATAATATTTATAAATATCGTCTTTAATAAGCTGACCTTCGGTACGGTCAGTTGGTTCCGGCTCCGGTTCGGGCTTTGGATTATCCTTTTTACAGGAAAGAACAGTAAGTCCGATCAGCGCTATCGCTGCCCAACGTCCTACTTGCTGTAGAGGCACTATGTTCATATATTGAAGCAATTTGTAAAACAAACATAGATAAATTGCTTTTTATATGCAATTTAATTACGCTTGAGATCAAACAATTGTAGTTTTTCGGCGGCTACTAAGATCTAAATACTAATATCTATATTTCTCTTTCCACTTGTCCCGAAGGCTCTGTCGGACCTTCTCCTCCTGAGGATTTTGTCCTGGTTCGTATAATTTTACACCACTAACCTCTTTGGGTAGAAATTCCTGTAACACAAAGTTTCCAGGATAAGCATGCGCATATTTATATTCGGCTCCATAGTTGAGTTCCTTCATCAGTTTAGTCGGTGCATTACGGATGTGTAAGGGAACCGACAGATCACCGCTTTGTTTCACGAGCGCCTGTGCCTTATTGATCGCTTCATAGGAGGCATTGCTCTTGACCGAAGTTGCAAGATAAATGACGGTTTGCGAAAGAATAATACGTGATTCGGGCCATCCGATAACGTTCACTGCCTGGAAACAGTTGTTTGCCAACAAGAGCGCATTGGGGTTGGCATTGCCAATATCTTCTGAAGCCAAAATCAACAACCTGCGCGCGATAAATGAGGGGTCTTCTCCCCCTTCGATCATCCGGGCAAGCCAGTATACGGCAGCATTTGGATCGGATCCTCGTATAGATTTAATAAATGCCGAAATAATATCATAATGTTGCTCCCCAGCTTTATCATAGATCGCCATATTCTGTTGCACCTGCTTCAGCACAAAAGCATTGCTAATGGGTTCCTTATGGAGAACTGCGGCATTGACAACAAGTTCAAGCACATTCAACAGCTTGCGTGCGTCACCACCAGACAAGCGTAACAGCGCCTCATACTCTTCGACAGCAATCGCTTGCTTTTGGAGATACTCATCCTCATGAAGTGCCTTTTGAACCAGACCAATAAGGTCGCTTTCTGAGAGATGCTCCAACACATAGACCTGACAACGGGATAACAAAGCTGATATAACCTCGAAGGAAGGATTTTCAGTCGTAGCGCCAATCAGTGTAACCAAACCACGCTCAACGGCCCCCAGTAGCGAATCCTGTTGGGATTTGGAAAAACGGTGTATTTCATCAATAAACAGAATTGGCTGATCCTGATTGAAATTCATCAGCCGTTCGGCCTTATCAATGACCTCACGGATATCTTTTACGCCAGCCTGAATTGCACTCAGGGCAAAGAAAGGTCTATCCAGCTCCTTGGCAATCAACAGCGCCAGACTTGTCTTTCCAACACCCGGAGGCCCCCATAATATCATTGAAGGGATATTCTTTTGTTGGATCGCATGATAAAGTACTGCATCGGGACCAACAATATGCTGTTGTCCCACATAATCTTTCAATTGATGTGGTCGTAATCGTTCTGCAAGAGGGATACGTGTTGCCATAACACAAATTTAAAAATTAAACCATACAATAACTAAATATTTTAGCGTACCCTAATAAAATATACACAAGCAGTGGGCATGTAACTAAAAAAGAAAATAACCGGTAAGCCACAGGCTTGTACCACCAAGGTCTCAATACTCAATACTAACTACTTCATACTCAAAAAACACTTTAACATTTTTTCACACAATTTTTCTTCATATTTGTATTAGACGTTAATTGACGCGTAATAATGAATGAGGATGACGAAATACTGGACCTTACTTTTGACTGCCCTAACCACGACCCTTGGAATGAGCGGAAAGGTTATGGCACAGAATACCCCAAAGGACTATACTGGGGCAATAAAAAAATATGATGCTTCATTTAGCGGCGTCGGTCCGGAGGTGTATTTCCTACCTCCTCCAAAGACTGAGAACGAAATTATTGAAGACAATTATACGAGCAAAAAAAGCTTTAGCAAGGAAATTGCCAGGCAACTGTTATTCCAACGTTTATTACTGCAATTGAAAAGCACCAATAATATGGGTCATTTTCAATATCTGATGAATCCTGTTCCCGCTAATACCACAGCATGGAATAATACCATCGAAAATCAGAAAAAAGCAGAGAACTGGATTGCCGGCTATGCCTTAGCCAATGAAGCTGCACTATTTGCAATTAAGAATAATGACAGTATCGCTGCTTCAAAATTTCTATATGATGCATTATCATTAGCAAATCGTACCGACAATAAGGATGATATTGCAACAATTAACTTGAATTTGAGCAATTTTCAATTGTATCATGGCGATTTTGACAAAGCTGAAGAAAGTGCCCAAAAATATCATACCTATGCCACGGTAAGCAAAAGCTATCTCGAGCAGGCCAATGCCTGGTTATTAATTGCTATGGCCCGTGCAGGGCAAAAAAACTTTAAGGCCGCCGAAAATAACATTATCCGAAGCGCTATCCCCTTATTTAATAAAGCAAAGGCTTATGAAGGTAAAATATTCGCATGGGAGATGCTAGCGGAGATCTATTTTAAGCAAAACAAATTCACCGAGGCACAATGGTTCCTATTGCAAGCACGTGATCTGGCCAATGCAAAAAATCTGAGTGGTGAGCTTGCAGAGATTGAATACCTACTTGCCGCTTCCAAGCAAAAGGATGGTAATTACAAGGTGTCCATCAAAGAATTTATTCAAGCTGCTGAATTGGCCTCCAATGAGAATAACAAACAGTTGTCATTGGCGATATTAGACAAATTGGGCGAAGTATATCTTGTATTAAAGGACTACCCTTCGGCCGACCAGACCTACAAGGCATATACACAACTGAAAAACGAATTGTACAATTAATTGACCTTCGTAAGATAACAGCAACCGAAGAATCGAAAGTAAGAAATAAATCGTATTTTAAGCTTTTTGTAAATATTAAAGGATAAATCAAATAAATTTTTAGAATCTATGATAATGTGCTATGAATTTCACTAAATTTAGCACGCTTATCAATAAGAGCTGAAAATTTTTAGTTATAAAATGATTATTAAAACTGTCGAAAATATGTTTAGGAAACTCATATTTGCACTTTTTGTGGTATCTATTGTCTCTTGTGGTTCAAAACCACGGGTAGCACTTCCAGATGATGGTGGACTCAAACCGAGCACACAACATCAGATCATCGCGAAAGAAGTGATTGGATTATTGGAAAATGCAAGCTACAAGAAGGTCAAAATGAATGATTCCATATCTGGAATTATCTATGATAATCTGATCAAAGGTTTAGACCAGAGCAAGAATTATCTACTTCAAGCGGATATTGATGCATTTCAAGCTTACAAGAGTAACCTTGCCCAGGATATAAAAGGAGGAGATCTTTCTTCGGCCTTCCAGATCTTCAATGTCTATAAAAAGAGATATTTGGAAAGAATGCAATATGCGCTTTCTGAGATCGACAAAAAGCAAGATTTCACCAAAGATGAATATTATCAGCCTAACCGTGAAAAATTAGGTTGGTTCAAAACAGATGCCGAAGCCAACGATCAATGGCGTAAACGTGTGAAGTACGATTTGTTGAACCTGGAAACTGCTAGTGGTAAATCTACTGATAGTGCAAAAACCAAGCAGGTGGAAACATTGAAAAAACGTTATGTGAATTTAATTTCCCAAACAAAGAAATATAATTCAAATGACGCCTTTCAGATCATTATGCAGGCGCTTACAGATGCTGTAGATCCACATACTTCTTATTTCAACCCTTCGTATGCGCAAGCCTTTAATGAAGGCATGGCAAATACATTTGAAGGTATTGGAGCAAGGCTGACCATAGACAATGAGGCAGTAAGCATCAATGAGATCATTCCCGGTGGACCTATCTTTAAAGACAAGACCATCCAAGTGAATGACAAGATCATTGCTGTGGCACAAGGTAAAGATGGTGAATTTGAAGATATCATCGGCTGGAGATTAGACGCCGCTGTAGCCAAAATAAAAGGTCCGAAGGGAACGATCGTACGGCTTAAGATTATCCCGGCAGGACAACCGATGAACTCGCATCCGCGCATTGTTTCCTTAGTACGCGAAAAAATCGTTGTCGAGGAAGAGTCTGCCAAGAAAGAGATTATGAACATCAAAGGAGCTGACGGAAAAATGTATAAAGTCGGGGTGATCAATATCCCTAAATTTTACATGGATTTTGAGGCCTACAGAAGACGTGATCCGAACTATAAAAGTACAACAAGAGATGTAAGACTGATCTTAGATACGCTGAAACAAGCGAAAGTGGATGCTGTAATTATCGACCTACGTTTCAATGGCGGTGGCTCACTACCTGAAGCGATTGATCTTACAGGATTGTTTATTGATAAGGGGCCTGTTGTACAAGTAAGGGATACTAAAAATAATATTGATGTCGAAGAAGATAAGAATGCAGGCGTAGCATGGGATGGTCCTTTAGGTGTAATGATCAACCGTTTCTCTGCCTCGGCCTCAGAAATTTTCGCTGGTGCAATTCAAGATTATGGTAGAGGAGTAATCCTTGGCTCACAAAGTTATGGTAAAGGAACTGTTCAATCGGCTATCGATATGTCGCGTGTGATTAGCCCTACAAGTCGCCTATTATTGA
The window above is part of the Sphingobacterium sp. ML3W genome. Proteins encoded here:
- a CDS encoding DUF5106 domain-containing protein, which encodes MKSSTLGFWLPIGMIVGLLWACDGNNKSKKESNETIPQKASTMSAADSSLLHFWDKFDMKDTVQVKNPDIGEQKIADFIGLLSKTPDSALRDKAVDLMLDKAKSNRTSFDYFIKLYERYLYDGNSPMRNDIIYESVLRYMIKTDLLSNLEKEAYRPIYKLVLRNKVGQPAEDFSYELANGTKQKLSQTKGKFTFLIFYDPDCTHCKETIHQLRDTPQLVELFSQLQVQVVAVDPWGDRTKWKNYMPEMSEKWINGFDSDSKILSFNLYDLKASPTIYLLDENKKVLLKDTYLQPVIQYFVQTNQ
- a CDS encoding S24/S26 family peptidase, whose amino-acid sequence is MAEHSEDNKTRVISNALYFAEVQRMLDEGKEVRIRIKGGSMRPFIHDGDSVLLQTYRGESLQLGSNVLAKYEGKFVFHRYVGKKNGQIVLAGDGNLVLREYINSTDIIAIASIHFPQNSALEISLNHSWARLRGLGWYHIRLLRRVIAKLRRLITR
- a CDS encoding PqqD family protein, whose protein sequence is MKLRSDLVLRTIGSDHLIVDPSQDMVDLSTVYTLNSTAAWLWEQLKGKEFDTATIVELLCDNYEVDEEQAQSDAKVLLADFEKQGLLEK
- a CDS encoding ABC transporter ATP-binding protein yields the protein MNNNSLKQHARWAWSISDGYRGRLLLYFVLELICIGLSLIFVYLSKKAVDVATSPGELPLKWLLIGIIGSITLNVAIKGYSGRLLERIKLMLTLQLQRHMLDAQMLSVWRLIKNWHTGDIQIRIQTDCEEVANTIASTVLSFVLTIIQLLASVGFLWYMDPMLALMILAISPLFVFSKIYFRKMRKLSKEVKEEESNFSKVLQENLRFRLLIRAMGIFPKRRAKLTETQQQLFMLKMRQINFSTYTQGAMKVAMNAGYLVAFIWGIYRLQSGQITFGTMTAFLQLVARIQSPILALIGYIPGFVRFRVSADRLLELQEGEIEPQVKQERLNKTEELRITDLSFRYEDKWVLQQLNLSLKVGEPTAIIGPSGKGKTTLIRLLLSLLKAEKGDIILVDTDGERSLEAKHRINFAYIPQGNSLFSGTIRENLMLHVKEDGPLDIDKALWLACAEFVFDFPDGVDTLVGESGMGLSEGQAQRIAIARALMHNGDIWLFDEVTSALDRTTSDMLTQRLLEYGKHKICLFVTHDLHLADKCQHRVYLD
- a CDS encoding S41 family peptidase, coding for MNIVPLQQVGRWAAIALIGLTVLSCKKDNPKPEPEPEPTDRTEGQLIKDDIYKYYKLYSVWADGSIPDYLKNPAQYTDQYGSASNVLDALKRLTPAHVAAGYAGVFDRFSFMEGINGYNIAEQASTKMDNNEGYGISVQWFSLDAATARPYISFVEGGSPAQLAGFKRADIITSVNNDQENYSIEVSCPDGGRTCEVKDPAAYSRLRNKINSALDAANLTLQVKRADNKVFEKPMSYNNSYVINPIYKDTIYLNSGNNVGYLALSSFEEIENNNQNQKNINAAFTAYETKQIKSLIVDLRYNGGGYVDAAIYIADKIGGAKTKGKLMLTYEMNKYMQSDAAKSLRDQLNMHDTYFEGLSTLNLTKVYFLVSEETASAAEMLVNVLTPHLPVQIIATESRTYGKPVGFFEQKVRDKVSYWPASFILKNSRGNLGEKYNKGTESGLRDYWDGLVPDKSGIGDDVSADVGDPKEKMLATALADAAPTSKSRAAMRSISARTIQTVDQGKMHARPERGMIKTRSK
- a CDS encoding replication-associated recombination protein A translates to MATRIPLAERLRPHQLKDYVGQQHIVGPDAVLYHAIQQKNIPSMILWGPPGVGKTSLALLIAKELDRPFFALSAIQAGVKDIREVIDKAERLMNFNQDQPILFIDEIHRFSKSQQDSLLGAVERGLVTLIGATTENPSFEVISALLSRCQVYVLEHLSESDLIGLVQKALHEDEYLQKQAIAVEEYEALLRLSGGDARKLLNVLELVVNAAVLHKEPISNAFVLKQVQQNMAIYDKAGEQHYDIISAFIKSIRGSDPNAAVYWLARMIEGGEDPSFIARRLLILASEDIGNANPNALLLANNCFQAVNVIGWPESRIILSQTVIYLATSVKSNASYEAINKAQALVKQSGDLSVPLHIRNAPTKLMKELNYGAEYKYAHAYPGNFVLQEFLPKEVSGVKLYEPGQNPQEEKVRQSLRDKWKEKYRY
- a CDS encoding tetratricopeptide repeat protein — protein: MTKYWTLLLTALTTTLGMSGKVMAQNTPKDYTGAIKKYDASFSGVGPEVYFLPPPKTENEIIEDNYTSKKSFSKEIARQLLFQRLLLQLKSTNNMGHFQYLMNPVPANTTAWNNTIENQKKAENWIAGYALANEAALFAIKNNDSIAASKFLYDALSLANRTDNKDDIATINLNLSNFQLYHGDFDKAEESAQKYHTYATVSKSYLEQANAWLLIAMARAGQKNFKAAENNIIRSAIPLFNKAKAYEGKIFAWEMLAEIYFKQNKFTEAQWFLLQARDLANAKNLSGELAEIEYLLAASKQKDGNYKVSIKEFIQAAELASNENNKQLSLAILDKLGEVYLVLKDYPSADQTYKAYTQLKNELYN
- a CDS encoding carboxy terminal-processing peptidase yields the protein MFRKLIFALFVVSIVSCGSKPRVALPDDGGLKPSTQHQIIAKEVIGLLENASYKKVKMNDSISGIIYDNLIKGLDQSKNYLLQADIDAFQAYKSNLAQDIKGGDLSSAFQIFNVYKKRYLERMQYALSEIDKKQDFTKDEYYQPNREKLGWFKTDAEANDQWRKRVKYDLLNLETASGKSTDSAKTKQVETLKKRYVNLISQTKKYNSNDAFQIIMQALTDAVDPHTSYFNPSYAQAFNEGMANTFEGIGARLTIDNEAVSINEIIPGGPIFKDKTIQVNDKIIAVAQGKDGEFEDIIGWRLDAAVAKIKGPKGTIVRLKIIPAGQPMNSHPRIVSLVREKIVVEEESAKKEIMNIKGADGKMYKVGVINIPKFYMDFEAYRRRDPNYKSTTRDVRLILDTLKQAKVDAVIIDLRFNGGGSLPEAIDLTGLFIDKGPVVQVRDTKNNIDVEEDKNAGVAWDGPLGVMINRFSASASEIFAGAIQDYGRGVILGSQSYGKGTVQSAIDMSRVISPTSRLLLKASGEKDPDTPEGAPQYGQINITLGKFYRVNGSSTQHKGVTPDITFPSQFSAEKFGESSEKSALPWDQIQSSNFKKVADMSGVDKKLETLHETRIKNSLEYKYLKEDIEEAQKDEDVKISLELNKFKKEKDDNLKKNKDRINALLKLQGKPAWEEGKPQPKMDLDFVKDESAKVMTDYIINFANKK